The following nucleotide sequence is from Tolumonas lignilytica.
ATCGGGAGTCGTTACAATATTATCAGCAGGGGAGTTCAAGTTATTACGTTTATTTGTTGAAAATCCAAATAAAATTTTATCCCGAGACCAGTTGATGGAGTCATTGGCCGGTCATGATATTTCACCGACAGATAGAACTATTGACGTCATGATTTCAAGACTACGACGTCGTCTGAATGATAATCCCAAAGAGCCAGCATTAATTATCACGGTAAGAAGTGAAGGATATAAGCTTGCGAGTGATGTTATATGCGATTAAACATAGTTAACGACAAATCTCTGCAGGTAAGGGTGCTTTTCACTTTAGCATTGAGCCTTTCTGTTTTTCTTGTAGTGGGATTTTTATTTGTATTTGATGACCATAAAAGAATCAATACACATCTTTTAAATGAATATTCGGCACAACGCTTGGCTGGTCTCATTTCTGTTCTGAATAATGTATCACCGGATGAACGTAAAAAAATCGTACATTCATTAAGTGTTTTACCAACAACAATTTCTCTGTCAATTCCATGGCAAGATCAACTCTCAGGAAAAGACAGTTATTCTATATCGCTGTCAAAAGCAGTCCTTTCTTATTTAGACAAAAAAATAAAACTAAATGTGGTGAGAATGAAAAATGTCCCACAAGTCATATTAAAAACACTACATTTTGAAAATGACAGTAAATTTTTGATGTATCATGAAAAGGATAAAAATTTTTCATATCCAAGAGAGTTGTTTATACAGGCCAGATTAAACGACGGTCAGACTGTAACTTTTCATTATTTTTTACCTGATAATGTTGATCCATTTTTATTTCGATTCACGTTGTTTGTTATTATTCTTTCTATTGCCATCTTATTGTTTACCTATTGGAGTGTACGACGACTAACTAAGCCCCTTGATGATTTATCTAAAGCGGCAATAAGTTTGGGTTCTGATATGAATGCTCCGCCATTGCCAGAAAATGGTCCTGCAGAAGTTGTTGCTGCATCAAAAGCTTTTAATTTGATGCAAAAAAAATTGAAAAAATATATCGAGACAAGAACTCAAGCATTATTTGCAGTGTCACATGATTTGCGATTGCCATTGACAAGAATAATGTTGCAACTGGAAGGGAATATAAATAGCGAAGTCAAAAAACAGATCTCACAAGATCTTGAAGAAATGAATAAAATGATCGGGCACACTCTTGATTACTTGCGTGCAGGTCAGGAAACAGAATCCTTTGTATTACTAAATTTGAATTCTTTGTTGGATACTTTAGCGGATCGAATGGAAGATCTTGGTATTACTATCATTAACCGTGCACATATTGAAAAGCCAATATTTGCTCAACCGCAAGCATTGACACGATGCCTGACAAATATACTGGATAATGCAAGACGCTATGGTGGTGATACCATCTGGTTAACAACAGAAGAGTTGCCATCACATGTAAAAATAATAATCGAAGACAATGGAAACGGGATTCCAGAAAGCGAGTTTG
It contains:
- a CDS encoding ATP-binding protein; amino-acid sequence: MRLNIVNDKSLQVRVLFTLALSLSVFLVVGFLFVFDDHKRINTHLLNEYSAQRLAGLISVLNNVSPDERKKIVHSLSVLPTTISLSIPWQDQLSGKDSYSISLSKAVLSYLDKKIKLNVVRMKNVPQVILKTLHFENDSKFLMYHEKDKNFSYPRELFIQARLNDGQTVTFHYFLPDNVDPFLFRFTLFVIILSIAILLFTYWSVRRLTKPLDDLSKAAISLGSDMNAPPLPENGPAEVVAASKAFNLMQKKLKKYIETRTQALFAVSHDLRLPLTRIMLQLEGNINSEVKKQISQDLEEMNKMIGHTLDYLRAGQETESFVLLNLNSLLDTLADRMEDLGITIINRAHIEKPIFAQPQALTRCLTNILDNARRYGGDTIWLTTEELPSHVKIIIEDNGNGIPESEFENVFEPYYRVEASRSKNGGGTGLGLAIAKRTIENHNGTITLSSPENKGLIVTIILPFQV